In a genomic window of Rhododendron vialii isolate Sample 1 chromosome 12a, ASM3025357v1:
- the LOC131311024 gene encoding dof zinc finger protein DOF5.4 — MQDIHSIGGGGGRFFGGGGGGVDRRLRPNLHPNNQSLKCPRCDSLNTKFCYYNNYNLSQPRHFCKSCRRYWTKGGVLRNVPVGGGCRKTKRSKPKPSSKKSNSHSSSESSSLTASTTAPKTPPATASPSTSTPTTLLNFPESRFFSFPVDHSTGGGVFTEIGSFTSMMTAANDHSFLGFNIGDISGAGYRLHQENEGTVVRDERSEHQWDQQQPEMEELSAGFLDRTAQIDLSGTENRGNHGGVGTLDWQGGGDQAMFDLAGTVDHAYWSQTQWPDNDHSLYLP, encoded by the exons ATGCAAGATATACATTCGATAGGAGGGGGCGGCGGCCGGTTcttcggcggcggcggcggcggagtaGACCGTCGTCTGCGGCCCAACCTCCACCCGAACAACCAGTCGTTGAAGTGCCCCCGCTGCGACTCGCTCAACACCAAGTTCTGTTACTACAACAACTACAACCTCTCCCAGCCCCGCCACTTCTGCAAGTCCTGCCGCCGCTACTGGACCAAGGGCGGCGTCCTCCGCAACGTCCCCGTCGGCGGCGGCTGCCGCAAGACCAAGCGCTCCAAGCCCAAACCCTCCTCCAAGAAATCCAACTCCCATTCCAGCAGCGAGAGCTCCAGTCTCACCGCCTCCACCACGGCCCCCAAAACCCCGCCGGCCACCGCGAGCCCTTCCACCTCGACGCCTACGACATTACTTAACTTTCCCGAATCGAGGTTTTTCAGTTTCCCG GTGGACCATTCAACCGGCGGAGGGGTATTCACCGAGATCGGAAGCTTCACGAGCATGATGACGGCGGCAAACGACCATTCGTTTCTAGGGTTCAACATCGGGGACATTTCCGGCGCAGGGTACCGGTTGCACCAGGAGAACGAGGGAACAGTCGTGCGGGATGAAAGGTCGGAACACCAATGGGATCAACAGCAGCCGGAGATGGAGGAGCTGTCGGCCGGGTTTTTGGAtcggacggctcagattgattTATCAGGTACGGAGAACAGGGGGAACCACGGTGGGGTGGGGACACTTGATTGGCAAGGCGGTGGAGATCAGGCGATGTTTGATCTCGCCGGGACCGTTGATCATGCTTACTGGAGTCAAACTCAGTGGCCTGATAACGATCACTCTCTGTACCTCCCGTGA